One Mycolicibacterium parafortuitum DNA segment encodes these proteins:
- a CDS encoding TetR/AcrR family transcriptional regulator: MSPTAARSRRADAARNRELLLRAAHDAFTARGVTASLDDVARAAGVGPGTLYRHFPTRDALVLAVINDGLTDIHHLGTELLTASDPFGALREWLRAYIEQGAMFKGLAATLASPPPPPDGTRSTCELARTAGAALIARAADTGAIRTDIGPDDLLDMAAAITWVGEQPDRDRARCHRLLDVFVDGLRPRAG, translated from the coding sequence ATGAGTCCGACCGCCGCTCGATCGCGCCGCGCCGATGCCGCGCGCAACCGCGAACTCCTGCTGCGGGCTGCCCACGATGCGTTCACCGCACGCGGGGTGACCGCATCGCTGGACGACGTCGCGCGTGCCGCGGGCGTCGGCCCCGGCACCCTGTACCGGCACTTCCCCACCCGGGATGCGTTGGTGCTCGCGGTCATCAACGACGGGCTGACCGACATCCACCACCTCGGCACGGAACTACTGACCGCCTCCGATCCGTTCGGGGCGCTGCGCGAATGGCTGCGGGCCTACATCGAACAGGGCGCGATGTTCAAAGGCCTGGCCGCGACATTGGCCAGTCCGCCGCCGCCGCCGGACGGGACGCGGAGCACGTGCGAACTGGCGCGCACGGCAGGCGCCGCGTTGATCGCCCGGGCCGCGGACACCGGCGCGATACGCACCGACATCGGCCCCGACGATCTTCTCGACATGGCGGCGGCGATCACGTGGGTGGGTGAACAGCCCGACCGGGACAGGGCCCGGTGCCACAGGTTGCTGGACGTGTTCGTCGACGGACTGCGGCCGCGGGCCGGCTGA
- a CDS encoding TIGR03564 family F420-dependent LLM class oxidoreductase — protein MDITLTVVPRPDAGFATLLGDVAAAAESGFARVWLPQLPPIVGANGWDALTALAVAGARTPGIGLGSSVAVAYGQHPLVLARQALTVAAATEGRFVLGLGVSHRFVVADVLGYSYDAPAAYLREYLEVLGPALAGQSVDHHGPRITAVGKLESSVAAPQIVIAALGPRMLELAGALTAGTLTTWTGPKALENHVIPRITRAAEDARRPAPQVIVGLPVSVTDDVEGTRAEINAAFAVANEVPAYRGMLEREGVGSVADLCLVGDEDEVVRGLRRFADLGVTEFSAVPTGDDAARARTETVLREVALAAV, from the coding sequence ATGGACATCACACTCACCGTCGTGCCGCGCCCGGACGCGGGTTTCGCCACGCTACTCGGCGATGTCGCGGCGGCCGCCGAGTCCGGCTTCGCCCGGGTGTGGCTGCCGCAGTTACCGCCCATCGTCGGCGCGAACGGCTGGGATGCGTTGACCGCGTTGGCTGTCGCCGGCGCCCGCACGCCGGGGATCGGACTCGGATCCTCCGTCGCGGTCGCCTACGGCCAGCACCCGCTCGTGCTCGCACGACAGGCGTTGACCGTCGCGGCGGCGACCGAAGGCCGGTTCGTCCTCGGTCTCGGCGTCAGTCACCGGTTCGTGGTGGCCGACGTGCTGGGGTACTCGTACGATGCGCCCGCGGCGTATCTGCGGGAATACCTCGAGGTGCTCGGTCCCGCGCTGGCCGGACAGTCCGTCGACCACCACGGCCCGCGCATCACCGCCGTCGGAAAACTCGAGTCCTCCGTGGCCGCACCACAGATCGTGATCGCCGCGCTCGGGCCGAGGATGCTCGAGCTGGCCGGTGCGCTGACCGCAGGCACACTGACCACCTGGACCGGACCGAAAGCCCTTGAGAATCATGTGATCCCCCGGATCACCCGAGCGGCCGAGGATGCGCGACGTCCCGCGCCGCAGGTGATCGTCGGTCTGCCGGTCAGCGTCACCGATGACGTCGAGGGCACCCGCGCCGAGATCAACGCGGCGTTCGCGGTGGCCAACGAGGTGCCCGCCTACCGGGGGATGCTGGAGCGCGAGGGTGTCGGCAGCGTCGCCGACCTGTGCCTGGTCGGCGACGAGGACGAGGTGGTGCGCGGGCTCAGGCGATTCGCCGACCTCGGAGTGACCGAGTTCAGCGCCGTTCCCACCGGGGACGACGCGGCCCGCGCACGTACGGAGACCGTGCTGCGGGAGGTTGCACTCGCCGCGGTTTGA
- a CDS encoding NtaA/DmoA family FMN-dependent monooxygenase (This protein belongs to a clade of FMN-dependent monooxygenases, within a broader family of flavin-dependent oxidoreductases, the luciferase-like monooxygenase (LMM) family, some of whose members use coenzyme F420 rather than FMN.), whose amino-acid sequence MTREVHLLTFGNTRSAGPWRHPDIDSSTPAVRRRLIDHARAAEAAALDAVFFADGLNFGPSATWPYKTTEDFEPFTTAGALSSVTENIGLVLTGSATLQHPYHLARQFLSLDHLSGGRVGWNLVTSFAQAAADNFSAGGVVEHDERYRIAEEAIDVVKKLWDSWESGAIVADRDSGIFHDVSKIHVPDHHGTYFDVKGPIGAARSPQGQPVIFQAGSSDTGSVFAARHAEVIFTGQGNKDSAQRFYRRIHDEAARQGRADAPLITPSLWYLVGSTEEEARRVEEAAYEYFSPEYQAGWLLEVDVDVTGADLDGPVPASAFPDRTETHQTALAGYRALATEGNPTVREFLFRTVAGWGAQVVGTPERIADQIEDWFTSRAADGFVLKDPGLPGQFENFTEQVVPVLRKRGLFRHEYRGTTLRDHLGLDAPANRYESAS is encoded by the coding sequence GTGACACGCGAAGTCCACCTCTTGACCTTCGGAAACACCCGGTCGGCAGGCCCGTGGCGGCACCCCGACATCGACAGCAGCACCCCCGCGGTACGCCGCCGGTTGATCGACCATGCCCGCGCAGCCGAGGCGGCCGCGCTCGACGCGGTGTTCTTCGCCGACGGACTGAACTTCGGCCCATCGGCCACCTGGCCCTACAAGACCACCGAGGATTTCGAACCGTTCACCACCGCCGGGGCCCTGTCCTCGGTCACCGAGAACATCGGTCTGGTCCTGACCGGTTCCGCGACGCTGCAACACCCGTATCATCTGGCGCGCCAGTTCCTGTCCCTGGACCACCTCAGCGGTGGGCGGGTCGGCTGGAATCTGGTCACCAGCTTCGCGCAGGCCGCTGCCGACAACTTCAGCGCCGGCGGTGTGGTCGAACACGACGAGCGGTACCGGATCGCCGAAGAAGCGATCGACGTGGTGAAGAAGCTGTGGGACTCCTGGGAATCCGGGGCGATCGTCGCCGACCGCGACTCTGGGATCTTCCACGACGTCAGCAAGATTCACGTGCCGGACCACCACGGCACCTACTTCGACGTGAAGGGGCCGATCGGGGCCGCCCGCTCACCGCAGGGGCAACCGGTCATCTTCCAGGCCGGATCATCGGACACCGGAAGTGTTTTCGCCGCGCGTCATGCCGAGGTGATCTTCACCGGGCAGGGAAACAAAGACAGCGCGCAGCGGTTCTACCGCCGCATCCACGACGAGGCGGCGCGGCAGGGACGGGCCGACGCTCCGCTGATCACGCCGTCGCTGTGGTACCTGGTCGGCTCTACAGAGGAGGAGGCGCGCCGGGTCGAGGAGGCCGCCTACGAGTACTTCAGCCCCGAATACCAGGCGGGCTGGCTGCTGGAGGTCGACGTCGACGTCACCGGTGCGGATCTCGACGGACCGGTTCCGGCCTCGGCGTTCCCCGACCGCACCGAGACACACCAGACCGCACTCGCGGGCTACCGGGCGCTTGCTACCGAAGGAAATCCCACCGTGCGTGAATTCCTGTTCCGCACCGTCGCAGGCTGGGGCGCGCAGGTGGTCGGCACCCCGGAGCGGATCGCCGACCAGATCGAGGACTGGTTCACCTCCAGGGCCGCGGATGGGTTCGTCCTGAAGGACCCCGGCCTGCCCGGCCAGTTCGAGAACTTCACCGAGCAGGTGGTCCCGGTGCTGCGTAAACGCGGCCTGTTCCGGCACGAGTACCGGGGCACCACCCTGCGCGACCACCTCGGCCTCGACGCACCCGCGAACCGCTACGAGAGCGCGTCGTGA
- a CDS encoding LLM class flavin-dependent oxidoreductase, producing MSREPFVLSAFTMSTVSHGNYGLWRHPADTTSRYTDLTYWVELAKLLEDGGFDALFIADAVGQLDVYGGDASAALARGVQTPVTDPLLAVSAMAAATEHLGFGVTVSTTYEHPYLLARKFSTLDHLTDGRIGWNIVTSLLDSAARNIIARDRQIPHDERYAMAQEFVEVAFKLWEGSWEPDAVVRDRVGGVYTDPTKVHPIAHEGTYFSVPGAHLVEPSPQRTPVLFQAGTSAAGREFAARNAELVFASDPRPDVLRRNIEDVKRRAAAYGRRPGSIKFITSVEIVTDSTDSAARAKADELAHYHDLEGGLVLLSALSGVDWSRYGVDRPIDQFDTDASRSILAAVDDPDSRNRITLRDYVGGLGGFGGALFVGSAKTVADDLEAYAERAGVDGFNIAYHVTPGSFADVAEFLIPELRSRGRARVADEPVSLRQRIFGGSEPLLPDDHPAVAFRQKRILPI from the coding sequence GTGAGCCGGGAACCCTTCGTCCTGTCGGCGTTCACGATGTCGACTGTGTCGCACGGCAATTACGGGCTGTGGCGACATCCGGCGGACACCACGTCCCGCTACACCGATCTGACGTACTGGGTCGAGCTGGCGAAACTGCTCGAGGACGGCGGGTTCGACGCGTTGTTCATCGCCGACGCGGTCGGTCAGCTCGACGTGTACGGCGGTGACGCGTCGGCCGCGCTGGCCCGCGGCGTGCAGACCCCGGTCACCGACCCGCTGCTGGCGGTGTCGGCGATGGCAGCGGCCACAGAACATCTCGGCTTCGGTGTGACGGTGTCCACCACCTACGAACATCCGTACCTGTTGGCCCGCAAGTTCAGCACGCTCGACCATCTGACCGACGGCAGGATCGGGTGGAACATCGTCACTTCGCTGCTCGACAGTGCCGCGCGCAACATCATCGCCCGGGACAGGCAGATCCCGCACGACGAGCGCTACGCGATGGCGCAGGAGTTCGTCGAGGTCGCGTTCAAGCTCTGGGAGGGATCCTGGGAGCCCGATGCGGTGGTGCGTGACCGCGTCGGCGGTGTGTACACCGATCCCACCAAGGTGCATCCGATCGCGCACGAGGGCACCTACTTCAGCGTGCCCGGCGCCCACCTCGTCGAGCCGTCTCCGCAGCGCACCCCGGTGCTATTCCAGGCGGGCACCTCGGCGGCGGGGCGGGAGTTCGCGGCGCGCAACGCCGAACTGGTGTTCGCCAGTGACCCCCGCCCGGACGTGCTCAGGCGCAACATCGAGGACGTCAAACGCCGCGCCGCGGCGTACGGTCGAAGACCGGGCTCGATCAAGTTCATCACCTCGGTCGAGATCGTCACCGACAGCACGGATTCGGCGGCCCGTGCCAAGGCCGACGAGCTCGCGCACTATCACGATCTGGAAGGCGGGCTGGTGCTGCTGTCCGCCCTCAGCGGCGTCGACTGGTCGCGCTACGGCGTCGACCGTCCCATCGACCAGTTCGACACCGACGCCAGCCGATCCATCCTGGCCGCGGTCGACGATCCCGACAGCCGGAACCGAATCACGCTGCGCGACTATGTCGGCGGCCTCGGCGGATTCGGGGGAGCGCTGTTCGTCGGATCCGCGAAGACGGTGGCCGACGACCTGGAGGCCTACGCGGAGCGAGCCGGCGTGGACGGGTTCAACATCGCCTATCACGTCACTCCGGGCAGTTTCGCCGACGTCGCCGAGTTCCTGATTCCCGAGTTGCGCAGTCGCGGCCGCGCGCGGGTGGCCGATGAGCCGGTTTCGCTGCGCCAGCGGATCTTCGGTGGCTCGGAACCGTTGCTGCCCGACGACCATCCGGCGGTTGCTTTCCGTCAGAAAAGAATCCTGCCGATTTGA